Proteins encoded in a region of the Shewanella polaris genome:
- a CDS encoding succinate dehydrogenase assembly factor 2, whose protein sequence is MELMNIARVRWACRRGMLELDVLLQPFIETQYEVMTDNDKNTFIRLLECEDPELFAWFMGHEQCQDQLLADMIVKIRGRAAP, encoded by the coding sequence TTGGAATTAATGAATATAGCTCGCGTACGTTGGGCATGCCGACGTGGAATGTTAGAACTCGATGTGTTGTTGCAACCCTTTATTGAAACTCAATACGAAGTCATGACAGATAATGATAAAAACACTTTTATTCGTTTATTAGAGTGTGAAGACCCTGAATTATTTGCTTGGTTTATGGGGCATGAGCAATGCCAAGATCAACTGTTAGCTGACATGATAGTTAAAATTCGTGGAAGAGC
- the nhaR gene encoding transcriptional activator NhaR, translating to MQHLNYNHLYYFWMVQKKGSVAKAAEVLCLAPQTITGQIRSLEQRLKGAVFKRVGRNLEATELGELVFRYADKMFSLSYEMLDLLNYQKENSLLFEVGIADALSKALVSRVLLTVIPDDGSVHLACYESTHESLIERLREHKLDMILSDCAGGSLKYPEILSKKLGECGVSFFSAETIPLPFPACLEQRKLLIPGKRTSLGQQLHGWFAEKNLNVSILGEFDDAEMMKAFGYFNRGIFVAPSIYRHDILSQGMVLLGETTDIKEEYHVMFAERMIQHPAVKSLLATDFGDLFAGRDQQVQDFENRIS from the coding sequence ATGCAGCATTTAAATTATAACCATTTATATTATTTTTGGATGGTACAAAAAAAAGGCTCAGTGGCTAAAGCCGCTGAAGTATTATGCCTTGCTCCTCAGACTATTACTGGTCAGATTCGCTCATTGGAACAAAGATTGAAAGGAGCTGTTTTTAAGCGTGTCGGGCGTAACTTGGAAGCAACTGAACTAGGTGAATTAGTCTTTCGTTATGCCGATAAGATGTTCAGTCTTAGCTATGAAATGCTCGATTTACTCAATTATCAGAAAGAAAATTCGTTGTTATTTGAAGTTGGTATTGCTGACGCTTTGTCTAAAGCACTGGTTAGCCGGGTCTTATTAACTGTAATACCCGATGATGGTTCGGTGCACTTAGCGTGTTATGAATCAACTCATGAAAGTCTAATTGAACGTTTACGAGAGCATAAGCTCGATATGATTTTATCTGATTGTGCGGGTGGTTCGTTGAAGTATCCCGAGATATTATCGAAAAAGCTTGGCGAATGCGGTGTCAGTTTTTTCTCGGCAGAAACTATTCCACTTCCATTTCCCGCCTGTCTTGAGCAGCGTAAATTACTAATACCGGGTAAGCGGACGTCATTAGGACAGCAATTGCATGGTTGGTTTGCTGAAAAAAACCTTAATGTTAGTATTTTGGGAGAGTTTGACGATGCTGAAATGATGAAGGCATTCGGTTATTTTAATAGAGGTATTTTTGTGGCACCGTCTATTTATCGTCATGATATACTGTCGCAAGGGATGGTATTACTTGGTGAAACTACCGATATTAAAGAAGAATATCATGTAATGTTCGCCGAGCGAATGATCCAACATCCGGCGGTAAAATCTTTATTAGCGACTGATTTTGGAGATTTATTTGCTGGACGAGATCAGCAAGTACAAGATTTTGAAAACCGTATAAGTTAG
- a CDS encoding sulfite exporter TauE/SafE family protein, whose amino-acid sequence MDSLLQVFLICLLLGSVVGFLAGLLGIGGGLIIVPALLYILPSVGIDSSQITQVAIATSLASIILTSMSSASAHHKRGNIPWKLFKPIFPGIVIGSLASAFVSEQIASDDLQQAFAIFVVLMAFQMAFPFKVKTGGSMPSFGVLFLVSSAIALIAGLMGIGGGVLLVPFLCYCGLQMRQAVGFSSATGMLIAVSGTVGYIIAGYDVPNLPEGSVGFIYLPALIGIIISSMLCAPIGVKAASTWPTPILKKIFAGLLVVVGVKLLLS is encoded by the coding sequence GTGGATAGTTTGTTACAAGTCTTTCTCATTTGCCTTTTATTAGGTTCAGTGGTGGGTTTTTTAGCTGGATTGTTGGGTATTGGCGGCGGTTTAATTATTGTACCAGCATTATTATACATTTTACCTTCAGTGGGCATTGACTCGTCACAAATCACTCAGGTTGCAATTGCTACATCATTGGCGTCAATTATTTTAACTTCTATGTCTTCGGCAAGTGCTCATCATAAACGCGGCAATATTCCTTGGAAGTTGTTTAAGCCTATTTTCCCAGGGATTGTTATCGGTTCATTGGCATCGGCATTTGTGTCTGAACAAATCGCATCAGATGATTTACAACAGGCGTTTGCGATTTTTGTAGTGTTGATGGCTTTCCAAATGGCGTTTCCGTTTAAGGTTAAAACGGGTGGCAGCATGCCCAGTTTTGGCGTCTTGTTTCTCGTCTCTTCAGCCATAGCGTTAATAGCTGGCTTAATGGGGATTGGTGGTGGTGTATTACTGGTGCCATTCCTGTGCTATTGCGGATTACAAATGCGCCAAGCAGTGGGGTTTTCATCGGCAACGGGGATGCTTATCGCGGTCTCTGGTACGGTAGGCTATATTATTGCTGGTTATGATGTGCCGAATTTACCAGAGGGATCGGTTGGGTTTATTTACTTACCGGCCTTAATTGGAATTATTATTAGTTCAATGTTGTGCGCGCCAATCGGTGTAAAAGCTGCCAGTACTTGGCCTACACCGATATTGAAAAAAATCTTTGCAGGTTTACTTGTCGTAGTAGGGGTCAAATTACTATTGAGTTAA
- the nhaA gene encoding Na+/H+ antiporter NhaA, with protein MERAIKNFLSQESAGGILLIVAVALAMILANSPLAGVYQDFLSTEVQVRVGDLDIDKPLLLWINDGLMALFFLLIGLEVKRELLEGALSSVAKASLPSFAAIGGMVFPALFYLAFNYSNPETQIGWAIPAATDIAFALGIMALLGSRVPVALKVFLLALAIIDDLGVIVIIALFYSTDLSMLSLVIAAVSIVLMVALNRKGVSSILPYGLLGFVLWVAVLKSGVHATLAGVIIAFCIPLRAKDGSSPSEHLEHKLHPWSAFMILPVFAFANAGLSLTNMSFDTFAEPITLGIIMGLLLGKPFGVLLFSYLAVKLKLAELPPGIGWRHIIPVAVMCGIGFTMSVFIASLAFENSPAAFGDYARLGILTGSLFAAVIGYFWLAKVLPENGVKS; from the coding sequence ATGGAACGTGCAATTAAAAACTTCTTAAGCCAAGAGTCTGCGGGCGGTATTTTATTAATCGTTGCCGTCGCATTGGCGATGATTTTAGCCAATTCACCGTTAGCGGGTGTATATCAAGATTTCTTAAGCACAGAAGTGCAGGTTAGAGTAGGTGATCTTGATATCGATAAACCGCTTTTACTGTGGATCAATGATGGCTTGATGGCATTATTCTTTTTATTAATCGGTTTAGAAGTAAAGCGTGAATTACTTGAAGGTGCGCTGTCGAGTGTAGCTAAGGCATCATTGCCCAGTTTTGCTGCAATTGGTGGTATGGTATTTCCGGCATTATTCTACTTAGCATTTAATTACTCAAACCCAGAAACTCAGATCGGCTGGGCCATCCCTGCAGCTACTGATATCGCCTTTGCGCTAGGTATTATGGCACTGCTCGGTAGTCGTGTGCCCGTTGCGTTAAAAGTGTTTTTGTTAGCTCTGGCGATTATTGACGATCTAGGAGTCATTGTCATTATTGCTCTGTTTTACAGCACTGATTTATCTATGCTTAGTTTGGTTATTGCCGCGGTATCAATCGTGCTGATGGTCGCACTGAACAGGAAAGGAGTCAGTTCAATCTTGCCTTACGGTTTACTCGGTTTTGTTTTGTGGGTTGCAGTATTGAAGTCTGGAGTACATGCGACATTGGCCGGAGTGATTATCGCATTTTGTATTCCACTTAGAGCAAAAGATGGTTCTTCACCGTCGGAGCACTTAGAACATAAGCTACACCCGTGGAGTGCCTTTATGATCCTGCCGGTATTTGCGTTTGCGAATGCAGGTTTGTCATTAACCAATATGTCATTTGATACATTTGCTGAACCTATCACCCTGGGTATTATCATGGGTCTGTTGTTAGGTAAGCCTTTTGGAGTGCTGCTATTTAGTTATTTAGCGGTAAAACTGAAGCTAGCTGAATTACCACCAGGCATTGGCTGGAGGCATATCATACCGGTTGCTGTTATGTGTGGTATTGGCTTTACCATGTCGGTGTTTATTGCTTCGTTAGCATTTGAAAACTCACCCGCTGCATTTGGTGATTATGCAAGACTAGGTATTTTAACAGGATCGTTATTTGCGGCTGTGATTGGTTACTTTTGGTTAGCCAAGGTACTGCCTGAAAATGGAGTAAAATCATGA
- the ptsP gene encoding phosphoenolpyruvate--protein phosphotransferase: MLNMLRDITQAVARSNSLESALNILVSQTRLAMATHCCSIYILEQQHLVLSATEGLKKSAVGRVSMPLSQGLVGLVAEREEAINLADARLHPRFKLFPEAAEEEYRAFLAVPIIFQKQVVGVIVVQQPESRQFSENEEAFLMTLAAQLAVVVRSLKHKAAVTNVQQQVVFSGVKASSGIAIAHGLVLGGVISLEQAEVICTDIDVETQRLKLAVNRCKDMLSSISQRFEREKSADVASIFTAFQLLLDESSLGGEYIREVALGWQAESAVSRVSLRYIEQFLAMEDPYLKERASDIRELGQKLLRQLIEPGRLELEPEKPIILVAKEVDATLLAEFPRQKLAGIVTERGGVNAHAAILARALGVPAIIGVDNVLSIDIDQKLLVLNANRGQLLVSPSPAVIEEYQLLIDADVEKQKQFSAELSLPSITTDGQRIHLYLNAGLLSGIASEIAEGADGIGLYRTEIPFMLHQRFPSESEQIDVYRQVLSAAGDRPVVMRTLDVGGDKPLPYFPIKEDNPFLGWRGIRLSLDHPELFLVQLRAMLQAAGNGNQLQILLPMVSNLDEIDQTLKYLEQAFSELKKELNVILVRPKIGVMLEVPALLYQLQDVAKRVDFVSVGSNDLTQYLLAVDRNNPSVSSLFDSYHPGILRALKRAVDECKLYDLDVSVCGELAGEPYGALLLVAMGYNKLSMNQGSLARINFLLRRVSKQQLTELLSSILQQSNGDQVRGLLAHFLRSHNLLELINVD; encoded by the coding sequence GTGTTAAATATGCTCAGGGATATCACTCAAGCTGTTGCAAGATCCAACAGCCTTGAGAGTGCATTAAATATTTTAGTTTCACAAACTCGATTAGCGATGGCTACCCATTGCTGTTCTATTTATATCCTTGAGCAGCAACATTTAGTATTGTCGGCCACAGAAGGGCTTAAAAAGTCTGCAGTTGGTCGTGTCAGTATGCCATTATCTCAAGGTTTGGTGGGCTTAGTGGCAGAACGGGAAGAAGCCATTAACCTTGCCGATGCTCGTCTTCATCCTCGTTTTAAATTATTCCCCGAAGCTGCAGAAGAAGAATATCGTGCATTTTTAGCTGTGCCGATCATTTTTCAAAAACAAGTCGTTGGTGTCATTGTTGTTCAACAGCCTGAATCCCGACAGTTCAGTGAAAATGAAGAAGCCTTCCTAATGACTCTAGCCGCTCAACTCGCAGTGGTTGTGCGCAGCTTGAAACACAAAGCGGCCGTTACAAATGTGCAACAGCAAGTGGTTTTCAGTGGTGTGAAAGCCTCCAGTGGTATTGCTATTGCTCATGGCCTGGTTTTAGGTGGTGTTATTTCACTGGAGCAAGCTGAGGTAATCTGTACTGATATAGATGTTGAAACTCAACGCTTAAAATTAGCTGTGAATCGTTGTAAAGACATGTTGTCTTCAATCTCACAACGTTTTGAACGTGAAAAATCTGCAGATGTTGCCTCTATTTTTACCGCATTTCAATTATTGTTGGATGAATCTAGTCTTGGTGGTGAATACATCAGAGAAGTGGCTTTAGGTTGGCAGGCTGAGTCCGCGGTAAGCCGAGTGTCATTACGTTATATCGAACAGTTTTTGGCAATGGAAGACCCTTATCTAAAGGAACGTGCCAGTGATATTCGCGAATTGGGGCAAAAACTACTTCGCCAACTGATAGAACCTGGCCGGTTAGAGTTAGAGCCTGAAAAACCTATTATTTTAGTCGCAAAAGAAGTGGATGCCACTTTATTGGCTGAGTTTCCTCGACAAAAGTTGGCTGGTATTGTCACGGAACGTGGCGGGGTTAATGCCCATGCGGCTATTTTAGCGCGAGCTTTGGGTGTGCCTGCAATTATTGGTGTTGATAATGTTCTATCAATAGACATCGATCAAAAACTTTTGGTGTTGAATGCGAATCGTGGCCAGTTGCTGGTGTCACCATCGCCAGCAGTAATTGAAGAATATCAATTATTGATTGATGCTGATGTTGAAAAACAAAAGCAATTTTCTGCAGAGTTGAGTTTACCCTCTATAACCACAGATGGTCAGCGGATACATTTATACCTCAATGCTGGACTGCTTAGTGGTATAGCCTCTGAAATTGCTGAAGGTGCTGATGGTATTGGTTTATATCGAACCGAAATTCCTTTTATGCTGCACCAACGTTTTCCGAGCGAAAGTGAGCAAATTGATGTATATCGACAAGTATTAAGTGCGGCAGGTGATAGGCCTGTTGTTATGCGTACTTTGGATGTAGGCGGTGATAAACCGCTGCCGTATTTTCCGATTAAAGAAGATAATCCGTTTTTAGGTTGGCGCGGCATACGTTTATCCCTAGACCATCCCGAATTATTTCTAGTGCAATTACGCGCGATGTTACAAGCTGCTGGTAATGGTAATCAATTGCAAATTTTACTGCCAATGGTAAGTAATCTTGATGAAATAGATCAAACATTAAAATATTTAGAACAAGCATTTTCAGAACTAAAAAAAGAATTAAATGTTATTTTAGTTAGGCCTAAAATTGGGGTAATGCTCGAAGTGCCAGCATTATTGTATCAGTTGCAAGATGTGGCTAAACGAGTCGATTTTGTATCGGTGGGGAGTAATGATTTAACTCAATATTTATTGGCTGTCGATCGAAATAATCCTAGTGTGAGTTCGTTATTTGATAGCTATCACCCCGGTATTTTACGAGCGCTTAAACGAGCCGTTGACGAATGTAAACTGTATGACTTAGATGTCAGTGTTTGTGGTGAACTTGCTGGTGAGCCTTATGGTGCGTTACTACTTGTGGCAATGGGCTATAACAAACTCAGCATGAACCAAGGTAGTTTGGCCAGAATCAACTTTTTACTTAGACGAGTATCGAAGCAACAATTGACTGAGTTGTTGAGCTCTATTTTACAGCAGTCAAATGGTGACCAAGTTCGAGGATTATTAGCACACTTTTTACGGTCACATAATTTGTTAGAGTTAATTAATGTAGATTAA
- a CDS encoding thymidylate synthase has product MKQYLDLCQRIVDEGEWVNNARTNKKCLTVINADLVYDVTNNRFPLVTTRKSFWKSAIAEVLGYLRGYQNAADFRALGTKTWDANANENQAWLDNPNRKGPDDMGLIYGALGRAFPKPDGGHVDLLQQIVDNLSNGIDNRGEILTFYHPGAFDLGCLRPCMYEHHFSLLGDTLYLNSTQRSCDVPLGLNFNMVQVYVLLALMAQITGHKPGKAYHKIVNAHIYEDQLEPMRDIQLIREPFASPKLIINPKIKTLKDIETWVTLNDFSVEDYQHHDPIKYPFAV; this is encoded by the coding sequence ATGAAACAATATCTAGATTTGTGCCAGCGTATTGTCGATGAAGGCGAATGGGTTAATAATGCACGAACAAACAAAAAGTGCCTAACTGTCATTAATGCCGATTTAGTTTATGACGTTACCAACAATCGATTTCCACTCGTCACCACGCGTAAAAGCTTTTGGAAATCTGCCATTGCAGAAGTGCTGGGTTATTTACGTGGCTATCAAAATGCTGCTGATTTTAGGGCATTAGGCACTAAAACGTGGGATGCCAATGCCAATGAAAACCAAGCCTGGCTAGATAACCCAAACCGCAAAGGGCCGGACGATATGGGGCTTATTTATGGTGCATTAGGTCGTGCATTTCCAAAACCCGATGGTGGCCATGTCGATTTATTGCAACAAATTGTCGATAATCTCAGTAACGGTATTGATAACCGCGGTGAGATTTTAACGTTTTATCACCCAGGTGCGTTTGACCTTGGTTGCTTACGTCCTTGTATGTACGAACACCATTTTTCGCTGCTTGGAGATACCTTGTACCTCAATAGCACACAGCGCAGTTGTGATGTTCCGCTGGGGTTAAACTTTAACATGGTACAAGTATATGTATTGCTTGCATTAATGGCCCAAATTACTGGCCATAAACCGGGTAAGGCGTACCATAAAATAGTCAATGCTCATATTTACGAAGACCAACTTGAACCAATGCGGGATATTCAGCTAATACGTGAACCCTTTGCATCGCCCAAGTTAATCATCAATCCAAAGATTAAAACCCTAAAAGACATCGAAACCTGGGTTACCTTAAATGACTTTAGTGTTGAAGATTATCAACATCACGATCCGATTAAATACCCTTTCGCTGTGTAA